A single Leptospira barantonii DNA region contains:
- a CDS encoding acyl-CoA thioesterase — MNEEFRFESRIPVRFSDTDVNGHVNNQNYNSYCDEAKMKAFVTSGVDLEKMKQEGIGPIVYKAEYEYLGDLKYPDTVIVKTKVEFIKKTRAIFHQELYRESDEKLVSRVRSYGMWINFETKKPAFLPAQVLEQMGEFIRPLSKKETVSV, encoded by the coding sequence ATGAACGAAGAATTCAGATTCGAATCCAGAATCCCCGTTCGATTCAGCGATACCGACGTAAACGGACACGTAAACAATCAGAACTACAATTCTTATTGCGACGAAGCAAAGATGAAAGCCTTTGTAACCTCCGGCGTCGATCTCGAAAAGATGAAACAAGAAGGAATCGGTCCCATCGTTTACAAAGCCGAATACGAATATCTCGGGGATTTAAAATATCCCGATACGGTGATCGTAAAAACCAAAGTAGAATTCATCAAAAAGACGAGAGCGATCTTTCATCAGGAACTTTACCGCGAATCGGACGAAAAACTCGTTAGCCGCGTTCGTTCCTATGGAATGTGGATCAACTTCGAGACGAAAAAACCGGCGTTCTTACCCGCACAGGTATTGGAACAAATGGGAGAATTCATTCGCCCTTTGTCAAAAAAGGAAACCGTTTCCGTTTAG
- a CDS encoding MarR family winged helix-turn-helix transcriptional regulator gives MKLSNQSLKAVGLSCLNVSLRRTTRKITSYYDFILKPAGLRITQFTILVSIAHEEECSITDLSKITDIDRTTLQRSLEILKRDGLIKIEKKESGNIRSVFLTKKGESKLEEAIELWKQAQSSITESLGKTKFKETLSILSEVRKLPILQSDFEESL, from the coding sequence GTGAAACTTTCCAATCAAAGTCTGAAAGCAGTCGGGTTATCCTGCTTAAACGTAAGTTTAAGAAGAACCACACGAAAGATCACATCGTATTACGATTTTATTCTAAAGCCGGCAGGATTGAGAATCACACAATTTACGATCTTGGTCAGCATCGCTCACGAGGAAGAATGTAGTATCACCGATCTTTCCAAAATCACGGACATAGATAGAACCACCCTTCAGAGAAGTTTGGAAATTCTAAAACGCGACGGGCTCATTAAAATCGAAAAGAAAGAATCCGGAAACATACGATCCGTTTTTCTCACGAAAAAGGGAGAATCGAAACTGGAAGAAGCGATCGAACTCTGGAAACAAGCGCAATCTTCGATCACGGAATCGCTCGGAAAAACGAAATTCAAAGAAACACTTTCGATTCTTTCCGAAGTGAGAAAACTTCCGATCCTACAATCCGATTTCGAGGAATCCTTATAA
- a CDS encoding thiolase family protein: MVYIVDGARTPFGKFGGGLKDFSSSELGVITAKETIRKTGVDPNEIEEAIYGNVIQDDKDSAYLARHIALRSGLSQSSSALTVNRLCGSGLESVLIGARKILSKENELILAGGTESMSNAPFVLKNARWGNKYGDTIAEDRLAQSLTDCFVDLTMGLTAENIAKEYKISRMDQDEWAGISQVRAERASNNGIFSDEMIPVQTKGKKSFLLNKDEQIRGEECVSQLKNLPTAFLKEGTVTAGNASGINDGAVSILLASETAIENRGLKPLAKILGYANVGCDPKMMGLGPVFAIPKALKNAGVAIEDVDLFEINEAYSSQVLAVMRELKLNPDKTNVNGGAIAIGHPLGASGARVTLALAYELKRRNLRIGVASLCIGGGQGIAIVLENYNF; encoded by the coding sequence ATGGTTTATATAGTCGACGGGGCCAGAACCCCTTTCGGAAAATTCGGAGGAGGATTGAAAGATTTCAGTTCGTCCGAGCTGGGAGTGATCACCGCAAAAGAAACGATTCGTAAAACCGGAGTCGATCCAAACGAAATCGAAGAAGCAATTTACGGAAACGTAATCCAAGACGATAAAGATTCCGCTTATCTCGCAAGACATATCGCTCTTAGATCGGGGCTTTCTCAAAGCTCAAGCGCGCTTACAGTCAACCGACTTTGCGGCTCGGGCCTTGAAAGTGTTTTGATCGGAGCGAGAAAAATTCTTTCCAAAGAAAACGAACTGATTCTTGCGGGAGGAACCGAATCGATGAGCAACGCGCCTTTCGTTTTAAAAAACGCAAGATGGGGAAACAAATACGGAGATACGATCGCGGAAGACAGACTCGCTCAAAGTCTTACCGATTGTTTCGTCGATCTTACGATGGGTTTAACGGCGGAGAATATTGCGAAAGAATATAAGATTTCCAGAATGGACCAAGACGAATGGGCCGGAATTTCCCAGGTCAGAGCCGAAAGGGCTTCGAACAACGGAATCTTTTCCGATGAAATGATTCCCGTTCAGACCAAGGGAAAAAAATCGTTTCTACTAAACAAGGACGAACAAATCCGAGGAGAAGAATGTGTTTCGCAGTTAAAAAATCTTCCCACCGCGTTCCTAAAAGAAGGAACTGTAACCGCGGGTAACGCCTCGGGAATCAACGACGGCGCGGTTTCGATTCTATTGGCATCGGAGACTGCAATTGAAAATCGCGGCTTAAAACCTTTGGCAAAAATTCTCGGTTACGCAAACGTAGGCTGTGATCCAAAGATGATGGGCTTGGGTCCGGTGTTCGCGATTCCAAAAGCTCTAAAGAATGCAGGCGTGGCGATCGAAGACGTGGATCTTTTTGAGATCAACGAAGCGTATTCTTCCCAGGTTTTGGCGGTTATGAGAGAATTAAAATTGAATCCGGATAAAACGAACGTAAACGGCGGCGCGATCGCGATCGGACATCCGCTCGGTGCGAGCGGCGCAAGAGTTACGCTCGCCTTAGC
- a CDS encoding DUF1564 domain-containing protein → MEYVLLNMDQRIDSPLAERTNKVVTLLVPESYFDRLSLGDQRKLGKKLPYLLRRFSNFMVARSRLNRNAGATLYQNPGKMKKINFRVNTGHWAILGALAHAHGVSRCYLFNFLLSLDEVGVGDSIVKILDGGVPTFHENYKYIWQLDLTNNRISRHLEFSPNPLRTFYDTSFPWYQKFRTS, encoded by the coding sequence ATGGAATATGTTCTTTTAAATATGGATCAAAGGATTGATTCTCCCTTGGCGGAAAGAACGAATAAGGTTGTTACGTTACTCGTTCCTGAAAGTTATTTCGATCGTTTGTCTTTGGGTGATCAAAGAAAGTTAGGTAAGAAACTTCCGTATCTTCTGAGAAGATTTTCGAATTTTATGGTCGCGAGAAGTCGTTTGAATCGAAATGCCGGGGCGACTTTGTATCAGAATCCTGGCAAAATGAAAAAGATTAATTTTAGGGTGAATACCGGGCATTGGGCTATATTGGGTGCACTTGCTCATGCACACGGGGTTTCTCGGTGTTATCTTTTTAACTTTCTTTTGTCGTTGGATGAGGTCGGGGTTGGAGATTCGATCGTGAAAATTTTGGATGGAGGAGTTCCTACGTTTCACGAAAATTACAAATACATCTGGCAACTGGATCTAACAAACAACAGAATTAGTAGACATTTAGAATTTTCACCAAACCCGCTTCGAACGTTCTACGACACGAGTTTTCCTTGGTATCAAAAATTTCGAACATCCTGA
- a CDS encoding LIC10421/LIC12816 family protein, whose translation MKTNKLISVISLLGLLATSSVFAVSEEVEDQLLEKAIVESAVTKEQKTAVGNYLKAVAQQKATRAEELRELARRSTGGKFLASNVQSQKYLKQAQALEKEAQRYQSVLGSL comes from the coding sequence ATGAAAACAAACAAACTGATTTCTGTAATTTCCCTTCTTGGCCTTTTGGCAACAAGCTCCGTATTTGCCGTGTCCGAAGAAGTTGAAGATCAACTGCTTGAAAAAGCGATCGTTGAAAGCGCGGTTACTAAAGAACAAAAAACTGCGGTAGGAAATTATTTGAAAGCTGTTGCTCAACAAAAAGCGACCAGAGCAGAAGAGCTTCGCGAACTTGCAAGAAGATCCACCGGTGGAAAATTTCTCGCAAGCAACGTTCAATCTCAAAAATACCTGAAACAAGCGCAAGCGCTTGAAAAAGAAGCTCAAAGATATCAATCCGTTCTTGGAAGTCTTTAA
- a CDS encoding VOC family protein — protein sequence MKYLHTMIRVLDLEKALDFFCMTLELVVVRKKEHPEGKYTLVFLSTGETDAPEIELTYNWGQKEAYTGGRNFGHLAFEVDNIYETCSRIASRGITINRPPRDGRMAFIRSPDMISVELLQKGHSLPPEEPWVSMPNTGEW from the coding sequence ATGAAATATCTTCACACCATGATACGAGTTTTGGATTTGGAAAAGGCCCTCGATTTCTTTTGTATGACCCTGGAACTTGTCGTCGTAAGAAAGAAAGAACATCCCGAAGGAAAATACACTCTCGTCTTTCTATCGACGGGAGAAACCGACGCCCCCGAAATCGAACTCACATACAACTGGGGACAAAAAGAAGCTTATACGGGCGGAAGAAACTTCGGCCATTTAGCTTTTGAAGTCGATAACATCTACGAAACCTGTTCCAGAATCGCATCCAGAGGAATCACGATCAATCGCCCTCCTCGCGACGGAAGAATGGCCTTCATCCGTTCCCCCGATATGATCTCGGTCGAATTACTTCAAAAAGGACATTCGCTTCCACCCGAAGAACCTTGGGTTTCCATGCCGAATACGGGAGAATGGTGA